A single Methanobacterium sp. DNA region contains:
- the uvrA gene encoding excinuclease ABC subunit UvrA: protein MDTKKNNIVIKGAREHNLKNIDITIPRDKLVVISGISGSGKSSLAFDTIYAEGQRRYVESLSAYARQFLGQMKKPEVDYIEGLSPAISIDQKTTKMNPRSTVGTVTEIYDYLRLLYARIGVPHCYNCGKPISQQTSGQIVDNIYKEEEKTKIQVLAPVVKDRKGEHHKIFEELKKKGFVRVRVDSEVLSLDEDIDLDKNKKHTVEVVVDRLIIRYDVDFKRRLADSVETALELGEGLIVILYEKNGKKNEIAYSEHFACTDCNINFEEISPRSFSFNSPHGACPECNGLGTKLEIDVDLVVPDKSLSLNDGAILPWSKSKNRDNYYNQMLKSLALHYGFSMDTPFKDLPEKYQNIILYGSLGRIDFTFKRKDRMHHVRRKFEGVVKRMERLFMDTKSNYMRGYIGQFMSDRKCPACGGTRLKPESRSVRVENRSIFEVSAMPVKESKKFFEELELTGREYLIAKEILKEINERLKFLSDVGLDYITLERSSGTLSGGEAQRIRLATQIGSGLVGVLYILDEPSIGLHQKDNARLIETLKKLKNIGNTLIIVEHDEETILSADHVIDIGPGAGEHGGRITAFGTPYEIMDNPDSITGRFLSGKETIEIPDKRTKPEGKFITVKGAKQNNLQNINVNIPIGVFTCVTGVSGSGKSTLINDVLYKGLSAKFNKKHVNAGKHDDILGIENIDKVIIIDQSPIGRTPRSNPATYTGVFTYIREIFSETIAAKKRGYKPGRFSFNVKGGRCEACSGDGIIKIEMHFLADVYVPCEVCKGKRYNRETLDIRYKGKNIADVLNMTVEEALHFFRNIPRIHKKLKTLDDVGLGYIKLGQPATTLSGGEAQRVKLSKELSRQATGKTLYILDEPTTGLHFADIKKLLDVLGKLRDSGNTVLVIEHNLDVIKTADYIIDLGPEGGDEGGLVVACGTPEEVALSGTFTGNFLKDVLDSKSSILSHETNSKMVSEGLPSNNK, encoded by the coding sequence ATGGACACTAAAAAAAATAACATAGTTATAAAGGGCGCCAGGGAACACAACCTGAAAAACATCGATATTACTATCCCTCGAGATAAGCTTGTTGTAATTTCTGGAATCAGTGGTTCAGGCAAATCATCGCTTGCATTTGACACAATTTATGCTGAAGGACAGAGAAGATATGTAGAATCTCTTTCAGCTTATGCAAGACAGTTTTTAGGTCAGATGAAGAAACCAGAAGTGGATTATATTGAAGGACTGTCTCCTGCAATTTCAATTGACCAGAAAACAACAAAAATGAATCCAAGATCTACTGTTGGAACAGTTACTGAAATTTACGATTACTTAAGACTTCTTTATGCACGAATAGGTGTTCCACACTGTTATAACTGTGGTAAACCCATTTCACAGCAAACATCAGGTCAGATTGTAGATAATATCTATAAAGAAGAAGAAAAAACTAAAATACAGGTCTTAGCTCCTGTGGTTAAAGACAGGAAAGGTGAACATCACAAAATATTTGAAGAGCTGAAAAAGAAAGGATTTGTAAGAGTCAGGGTAGATAGTGAAGTTTTAAGTCTTGATGAAGACATTGATCTGGATAAAAATAAAAAACATACAGTAGAAGTTGTTGTGGACAGACTAATAATAAGATATGATGTTGATTTTAAAAGAAGGCTTGCTGATTCAGTTGAAACCGCACTTGAACTTGGAGAAGGTTTAATTGTTATTTTATATGAAAAAAATGGTAAAAAGAATGAAATTGCATACAGCGAACATTTTGCCTGCACAGACTGCAATATAAACTTTGAAGAGATAAGTCCAAGATCATTTTCATTTAACAGCCCGCATGGTGCATGTCCTGAGTGCAACGGGCTTGGAACTAAGCTTGAAATTGACGTAGATCTGGTGGTGCCTGATAAATCCCTCTCTTTAAATGATGGAGCAATTTTACCCTGGAGCAAATCCAAAAACAGGGATAATTACTACAACCAGATGCTTAAATCACTTGCTCTTCATTACGGCTTCAGTATGGACACTCCTTTTAAGGATTTACCTGAAAAATACCAGAATATAATTCTTTATGGATCTTTAGGGCGGATAGATTTTACATTTAAGCGAAAAGATAGAATGCACCACGTGAGGAGAAAATTTGAAGGTGTTGTAAAGAGGATGGAACGTCTCTTTATGGATACAAAATCAAATTACATGAGAGGATACATTGGACAGTTCATGAGTGATAGAAAATGTCCTGCATGTGGTGGGACAAGATTAAAGCCAGAAAGCCGTTCAGTTAGAGTTGAGAATAGATCTATTTTTGAAGTATCTGCAATGCCTGTTAAGGAATCTAAAAAGTTCTTTGAGGAGTTGGAATTAACTGGAAGGGAATATTTAATAGCAAAAGAAATATTAAAAGAGATAAACGAGCGTTTAAAATTCCTATCAGACGTAGGACTGGATTACATCACACTTGAAAGATCATCAGGAACTCTTTCAGGTGGAGAAGCTCAAAGGATTCGTCTTGCAACCCAAATTGGCTCAGGGCTTGTGGGAGTGCTCTATATACTTGATGAACCAAGTATTGGACTGCACCAGAAAGACAACGCAAGGCTTATTGAAACCCTTAAAAAGCTCAAAAATATAGGTAACACCCTGATTATTGTTGAACATGATGAAGAAACCATATTATCAGCAGATCACGTGATTGATATAGGGCCTGGAGCAGGAGAACATGGGGGTAGAATTACTGCTTTTGGAACACCGTATGAGATAATGGATAATCCAGATTCTATTACAGGCAGATTTTTATCAGGGAAAGAGACGATTGAAATCCCAGATAAAAGAACGAAACCCGAGGGTAAATTCATTACAGTTAAAGGCGCAAAACAAAATAACCTTCAAAATATCAATGTTAATATACCTATTGGAGTTTTTACATGTGTCACAGGAGTTTCTGGTTCTGGTAAAAGCACCCTGATAAATGATGTGCTCTATAAAGGTCTTTCTGCTAAATTCAACAAAAAACATGTTAATGCAGGAAAACACGACGATATTTTAGGGATTGAAAACATAGACAAGGTAATTATTATTGACCAGTCCCCAATTGGACGTACACCACGCTCTAATCCTGCAACATACACTGGAGTTTTTACCTATATTAGAGAAATCTTTTCTGAAACTATTGCAGCTAAAAAAAGAGGTTATAAACCTGGTAGATTCAGTTTTAATGTTAAAGGCGGGCGCTGTGAAGCATGCAGTGGCGATGGAATAATAAAAATTGAAATGCACTTTTTAGCAGATGTTTATGTCCCATGTGAAGTGTGTAAAGGAAAAAGATACAATAGAGAGACACTGGACATTCGATATAAAGGTAAAAACATTGCTGATGTTCTTAACATGACTGTTGAAGAGGCCCTTCATTTTTTTAGAAACATTCCAAGAATCCATAAAAAGCTTAAAACACTTGATGATGTGGGACTTGGTTATATAAAGTTAGGGCAGCCTGCTACAACCCTTTCTGGTGGAGAAGCACAGCGTGTGAAGCTTTCTAAAGAATTAAGCAGACAAGCTACTGGTAAAACTCTGTACATACTTGATGAGCCAACCACAGGACTTCATTTTGCAGATATTAAGAAACTTTTAGATGTTCTTGGAAAATTAAGAGATTCTGGAAATACAGTACTTGTGATTGAACATAATCTGGATGTTATTAAAACTGCAGACTACATAATAGACCTTGGACCTGAAGGTGGGGATGAAGGAGGGCTTGTTGTAGCCTGCGGCACGCCAGAGGAAGTTGCATTGAGCGGTACATTTACTGGAAATTTCCTGAAAGACGTTTTGGACTCTAAATCATCTATTTTATCCCATGAAACTAATTCGAAAATGGTTTCAGAAGGGCTTCCATCTAATAACAAATGA
- the uvrB gene encoding excinuclease ABC subunit UvrB produces MTGFKLVSNYKPLGDQPKAINSLVKGFNNGLKHQTLLGVTGSGKTFTMANVIKEIQKPTLIISHNKTLAAQLYEEFKEFFPENAVEYFVSYYDYYQPEAYIPHTDTYIDKEASINDEIDQMRHSATQSLLSRDDVIVVSSVSCIYGIGSPEDYGDHLLHMRVGEIHEREDILSKLVHIQYERNDIDFRRGKFRARGDVIEIFPVHGSLPVRIELFGDEIDGISYIDPLKGNVVKKIDRITIFPAKHFVISDSKMQRALEAIEAELEDRLTILRAQNKLLEAQRLEQRTRFDMEMLEEMGYCPGVENYSLHLSGRKWGSMPYTLIKYFPEDFLTIIDESHVTVPQIGGMYAGDRARKDSLVDHGFRLPSARENRPLNFEEFESLMNQALYVSATPAKYELERSENTVEQIIRPTGLVDPEVIIKPVKGQVDHLLGEVQKRIKQNQRILVTTLTKKMAEDLTDYYAKIGIKVRYLHSEIGTLERIEIIDDLRRGEFDCLVGVNLLREGLDLPEVSLIGILDADKEGFLRSETSLIQTIGRAARNIDGQVIIYADEITKSVESAVNITNRRRKIQMEYNKKHGITPKSVSRTIKEKQKDKIELMADIENIPEDELQLLIKDLEHEMKLAASKLDFERAAKIRDKITVLEGVSK; encoded by the coding sequence ATGACAGGATTTAAGTTAGTATCAAACTATAAACCATTAGGTGACCAGCCAAAAGCTATAAATTCCCTGGTTAAAGGCTTTAATAACGGACTAAAACATCAAACGCTGCTTGGAGTTACAGGTTCTGGAAAAACTTTTACCATGGCCAATGTAATTAAAGAAATTCAAAAGCCCACTTTAATTATTTCCCACAATAAAACGCTGGCTGCACAGCTTTATGAGGAATTTAAAGAATTTTTCCCGGAAAATGCTGTGGAGTATTTTGTAAGTTATTATGATTATTATCAGCCAGAAGCTTACATTCCTCATACTGACACTTATATTGATAAAGAAGCCAGTATAAACGACGAAATTGATCAGATGAGGCACTCAGCAACTCAATCACTTCTTTCAAGGGATGATGTTATTGTTGTTTCCAGTGTTTCATGTATTTACGGTATTGGATCGCCTGAAGACTATGGAGATCATCTTCTGCACATGAGGGTAGGCGAAATACACGAAAGAGAAGATATATTATCAAAACTGGTACACATTCAATATGAAAGAAACGATATAGACTTTAGACGGGGCAAATTCAGAGCAAGAGGGGATGTTATAGAGATATTTCCAGTACATGGCTCTTTACCTGTCCGAATAGAATTATTTGGTGATGAGATTGATGGAATATCTTATATTGACCCATTAAAGGGTAATGTGGTGAAAAAAATAGATAGAATCACCATATTTCCAGCAAAACACTTTGTAATATCTGATAGCAAAATGCAAAGAGCATTGGAAGCCATTGAAGCAGAATTAGAGGATCGTCTTACTATACTGCGTGCACAGAATAAATTACTGGAAGCACAGCGTCTGGAGCAGCGGACAAGATTTGATATGGAAATGCTTGAAGAGATGGGCTACTGTCCTGGAGTGGAAAATTATTCACTTCATTTAAGCGGTAGAAAGTGGGGTAGCATGCCGTATACACTGATAAAGTATTTTCCAGAGGATTTTCTTACAATAATCGATGAATCACATGTTACTGTGCCCCAAATTGGTGGAATGTATGCTGGAGATCGTGCACGTAAAGATTCTCTCGTAGATCATGGATTCAGACTTCCATCAGCCAGAGAAAACCGTCCTCTTAACTTTGAAGAGTTTGAAAGCCTGATGAACCAGGCATTATATGTTTCTGCAACTCCTGCAAAATATGAACTTGAAAGAAGTGAAAATACTGTAGAGCAGATAATAAGGCCTACAGGGCTTGTTGATCCTGAAGTAATCATTAAGCCAGTTAAAGGACAGGTGGACCATCTTTTAGGAGAAGTACAGAAGAGAATAAAGCAGAACCAGAGAATACTGGTAACCACCTTAACTAAAAAAATGGCTGAAGACCTTACAGATTACTATGCAAAAATAGGGATTAAAGTAAGGTATCTTCATTCAGAAATAGGAACGCTTGAACGTATTGAGATCATTGACGACCTTAGACGTGGTGAATTCGACTGCCTTGTTGGTGTTAACCTTTTAAGGGAGGGGCTGGATCTTCCAGAGGTTTCCCTTATTGGAATACTGGATGCAGATAAGGAAGGTTTCTTAAGGTCTGAAACATCTCTTATTCAGACAATTGGCCGTGCAGCAAGAAATATTGATGGCCAGGTAATTATATATGCTGATGAAATTACAAAATCCGTGGAGTCTGCAGTTAATATTACAAACAGGAGAAGAAAAATCCAGATGGAATATAATAAAAAGCACGGTATCACGCCTAAATCAGTTTCAAGGACAATTAAAGAAAAACAGAAAGATAAAATTGAACTCATGGCAGATATTGAAAATATTCCTGAAGATGAACTACAGCTCCTAATTAAAGATTTAGAGCATGAAATGAAATTAGCTGCATCTAAACTTGATTTTGAAAGAGCTGCAAAAATCAGAGATAAAATCACTGTTTTAGAGGGAGTTTCAAAATAG
- a CDS encoding DUF169 domain-containing protein produces MIIILNASIKEIGKSLKKAVKLDTSPLAVYGSENIPDNAVPMCSNDRCVAKAILINAVNNKEPPLYTGKDTLKGCCPGAMMYFGFTEPLKFIKYFVSTGSENFRKGEAEYLKASPELVEEFLESVGKIKTPGKYIVIQKCEDIKEEVDVKSILCFGNGEQIRNLSSLIHFRTKNPFEAINVPFGPACATFVTYPAGMAEKAPKETAFLGPVDPTGNVWFPPEYMAIGMPLEVAERMHEDLEDSFAAKRPEVANPKIRDVINFP; encoded by the coding sequence GTGATTATAATTTTAAACGCTTCCATTAAAGAAATTGGAAAAAGCCTTAAAAAAGCTGTAAAATTAGATACAAGTCCTTTAGCAGTTTATGGTTCAGAAAATATACCAGATAATGCTGTACCTATGTGCTCTAATGATAGATGCGTAGCTAAGGCCATACTAATTAATGCGGTGAATAACAAAGAACCTCCACTGTATACAGGGAAAGATACTCTTAAAGGATGTTGCCCTGGAGCAATGATGTACTTTGGATTTACAGAACCTTTAAAGTTCATAAAATACTTTGTCTCAACTGGCAGTGAAAATTTTAGAAAAGGGGAGGCAGAATACTTGAAAGCAAGCCCTGAACTTGTTGAAGAATTTTTAGAATCTGTTGGAAAAATAAAAACTCCTGGAAAATACATAGTAATTCAAAAATGCGAAGATATTAAGGAAGAAGTCGATGTAAAATCAATTTTATGCTTTGGAAATGGAGAACAAATACGTAATTTGAGTAGTCTTATTCATTTCAGGACAAAAAATCCATTCGAAGCTATTAACGTGCCTTTTGGCCCTGCATGTGCTACATTTGTTACATATCCTGCAGGAATGGCTGAAAAAGCTCCCAAAGAAACAGCTTTTTTAGGTCCTGTTGATCCTACTGGAAATGTGTGGTTTCCACCAGAATATATGGCAATAGGAATGCCGTTAGAAGTTGCAGAAAGAATGCATGAAGATCTGGAGGATTCATTTGCTGCAAAAAGACCTGAAGTGGCAAATCCTAAAATAAGAGACGTAATTAACTTTCCTTAA
- the uvrC gene encoding excinuclease ABC subunit UvrC has protein sequence MPNRCSKPDNLPDKPGVYIMRNIDNDVLYVGKAKSLIKRVKSYFSTQEHPLKTKLLMSHFHNLEYIITDTEKEALILESNFIKKYKPRYNIRLKDDKRYPYIKITSEDFPRVLITRNVRDDNAYYYGPFTDTGSVRRMIKSLKELFKIRECRNMNGPCLNYQIHLCNAPCSGKITKESYNEIIDKINLFFEGKYSEIIEMLNKSMLEAASNCEFEKAAVLRDQIQSVDSIFEKQKIEFDRGLEQDVIACAYDEKAACVVVFSIRDGKITGKDDFLMSGVEDALPDKILSAVENHRFSGSLKTSFSGHRNYKFRMPRNFQFRTTVEKAELLNAFLKQYYMTPRHIPSQIIIEYIPDELDLIKEWLSEKRGREVDIRLPKNGTEGRLIQMVAKNAAIIKNQEKEVRGALFDLKKYLNLPKIPRKVEAFDISNISGKLSAGSMVVFEDAVPKKSRYRRYKIRMDGPDDYAMIRNVIKRRYSKISPGENDKKPDLILVDGGKGQLNAALDVLKSLGLEDIPVIGLAKEFENVFVPGVSNPIILPRNLEALHLLQRIRDEAHRFAVTYHKKLRSKELRHSILDEIKGVGEKRKINLLKHFGDIEGIKCADINEIAEVEGINRNLAHIIYKHLHGKGY, from the coding sequence ATGCCAAATCGTTGCAGTAAACCAGATAACCTACCAGATAAACCCGGCGTATACATAATGAGAAATATAGACAACGATGTTCTCTATGTTGGTAAAGCAAAGTCATTGATAAAAAGGGTTAAATCCTATTTCAGTACCCAAGAACATCCTTTAAAAACAAAATTGCTGATGAGTCATTTTCACAATTTAGAATATATTATAACTGATACAGAAAAGGAAGCGCTTATTTTAGAGTCCAATTTCATAAAAAAATACAAACCAAGATACAACATAAGATTAAAGGACGATAAAAGATATCCATACATCAAAATTACCAGTGAAGATTTTCCAAGGGTTCTAATTACAAGAAATGTTAGAGACGACAATGCATATTACTATGGGCCTTTTACTGATACTGGATCTGTTAGAAGAATGATTAAATCCTTAAAAGAACTCTTTAAAATAAGGGAATGCCGAAATATGAATGGACCATGCCTTAATTATCAGATTCACCTGTGTAATGCTCCTTGCAGTGGTAAAATTACAAAAGAATCATATAACGAAATTATAGATAAAATTAACCTGTTTTTTGAGGGTAAGTACAGTGAAATAATTGAAATGCTAAATAAATCAATGTTAGAAGCTGCAAGTAACTGCGAATTTGAAAAAGCAGCGGTTTTAAGGGATCAAATCCAGTCAGTAGACAGTATTTTTGAAAAACAGAAAATAGAATTTGATAGGGGACTTGAACAGGACGTGATAGCCTGTGCATATGATGAAAAAGCAGCATGTGTTGTTGTTTTTTCAATCAGGGACGGAAAGATCACTGGAAAGGATGATTTTTTGATGAGCGGTGTAGAAGATGCCCTTCCAGATAAAATACTTTCAGCCGTCGAAAATCATAGATTTTCGGGGTCCTTGAAAACTTCGTTTTCGGGACATCGAAATTATAAATTTCGAATGCCACGAAATTTTCAATTTCGTACGACCGTCGAAAAAGCAGAGCTTTTGAACGCCTTCCTTAAACAGTATTATATGACACCCCGGCATATACCTTCACAAATAATCATAGAGTACATTCCAGATGAGCTTGATTTAATAAAGGAATGGCTTTCTGAAAAAAGAGGGCGTGAAGTTGATATTAGACTTCCAAAAAATGGTACTGAAGGCCGTCTGATTCAAATGGTTGCAAAAAACGCTGCCATTATAAAAAATCAGGAAAAAGAAGTAAGAGGTGCGTTGTTTGACCTTAAAAAATACCTTAACCTCCCCAAAATTCCAAGGAAAGTTGAAGCCTTTGACATCTCCAATATCAGCGGTAAGCTTTCTGCAGGATCAATGGTGGTTTTTGAGGATGCTGTGCCTAAAAAAAGCAGGTACAGACGGTATAAAATCCGGATGGATGGGCCTGATGACTATGCAATGATAAGAAACGTTATAAAAAGGAGATACAGTAAAATTTCTCCAGGGGAAAATGATAAAAAGCCTGACCTGATTCTTGTAGATGGAGGTAAAGGACAGCTTAACGCAGCCTTAGACGTATTAAAATCCCTTGGTCTTGAAGATATACCAGTTATCGGTCTTGCTAAGGAATTTGAAAATGTATTTGTACCTGGAGTTTCAAATCCCATTATTTTGCCGCGTAATTTGGAAGCATTACATCTTTTACAGAGAATAAGGGATGAGGCGCATCGTTTTGCAGTTACATACCATAAGAAACTGAGATCCAAGGAGCTGAGGCATTCTATACTTGATGAAATAAAGGGAGTGGGAGAAAAACGAAAAATAAATCTTTTAAAGCATTTTGGAGATATAGAAGGCATTAAATGTGCAGATATTAATGAGATTGCAGAAGTTGAAGGTATTAACAGGAACCTGGCCCATATTATTTACAAGCACCTCCATGGAAAAGGCTATTAA
- a CDS encoding methanogen output domain 1-containing protein yields the protein MKHMMDMSSVKILVVEDESIVAMDLRHRLENMNYTVLAVVPSGEEAVEKAALMRPDLILMDIVLNEKMDGIQAAQIIKDNYNIPVLYLTAYSDEKTLKRAKITGPFGYIIKPFEDRELHSAIEIALYKHEMETKLRANEKWLSTTLESIGEAVITTDEKGYITFMNPMAQKITGWSQEEATGNPLENIFRIIDEKTEEPVDLSIDALLKKNSVTSVNDNILLITKYGTKVPVSNTNAPITDDKNIKTGIVLVFQDITQRKKAEKEREQLLKEKARSELFGFLLSAIPVFASSIPPQIRNNIAKSFADRFEKNMKPGFEESISKCLSFKLSPSSENVFSCYMDWIEGFLSNLGIEVKELSREKKLIVFSNCPWEKEARYSPMFCIICRIIVIRSFTWTSIRGHVEHVSCMAEGSKGCAFQFILSEDTA from the coding sequence ATGAAACATATGATGGATATGTCGTCTGTTAAAATTCTTGTTGTTGAAGATGAAAGCATTGTGGCCATGGATTTAAGACATCGGCTGGAAAATATGAATTATACAGTGCTTGCAGTAGTACCTTCTGGAGAGGAAGCAGTAGAAAAAGCTGCTCTAATGCGACCTGATTTAATTTTGATGGACATTGTACTTAATGAAAAAATGGACGGTATTCAGGCGGCGCAAATAATTAAAGACAATTATAATATTCCTGTTTTGTATTTAACTGCTTATTCTGACGAGAAAACATTAAAAAGAGCTAAAATAACCGGTCCGTTTGGTTACATTATCAAGCCTTTTGAAGACAGGGAATTACACAGTGCAATTGAAATAGCACTTTACAAGCATGAAATGGAGACAAAACTTAGAGCTAACGAAAAATGGCTTTCCACCACACTTGAAAGTATAGGAGAAGCAGTAATAACCACAGATGAAAAGGGATACATCACATTCATGAATCCCATGGCTCAAAAAATTACTGGGTGGAGTCAGGAAGAAGCAACTGGAAATCCACTTGAAAACATCTTCAGAATTATTGATGAAAAAACAGAAGAACCAGTTGATTTATCAATAGATGCTCTTCTTAAAAAAAATTCAGTAACCAGTGTAAACGATAATATACTTCTTATAACCAAATACGGCACTAAAGTGCCTGTTAGCAATACAAATGCTCCAATAACAGATGATAAGAACATAAAAACAGGTATAGTACTTGTTTTTCAGGATATTACTCAACGAAAAAAAGCTGAAAAGGAAAGAGAACAATTATTAAAGGAAAAGGCCAGAAGCGAACTTTTTGGTTTTCTTTTAAGCGCAATACCTGTTTTTGCATCCAGTATTCCACCCCAAATTAGAAATAATATAGCAAAAAGCTTTGCTGACCGATTTGAAAAAAATATGAAACCTGGATTTGAGGAGAGTATTTCTAAATGCCTTTCTTTTAAATTATCACCCTCCAGTGAAAATGTTTTTAGCTGTTATATGGACTGGATTGAAGGATTTTTATCAAATTTAGGGATTGAAGTTAAAGAACTGTCCAGAGAGAAGAAACTAATAGTATTTTCTAACTGCCCCTGGGAAAAGGAAGCGCGTTACAGTCCCATGTTCTGCATTATTTGCAGGATAATTGTTATACGCAGTTTTACATGGACATCCATCAGGGGTCATGTAGAACATGTTTCATGCATGGCTGAAGGAAGCAAAGGATGTGCTTTTCAATTTATTTTATCTGAAGATACTGCTTAA
- a CDS encoding ATPase domain-containing protein: protein MERIKTGISIFDEITGGFPAGRTMLITGDAGSGKTIFGLHFAKNSCDQGLKTAYITTEEDAHDLNLQGDSFNWNLKEYQEKGLLKFIELAEIRARVTEAEISINIDTVKGNFAKIIEHIPGDIKVVIIDNLSGYTAKLTPYEFRDRLDHLVFELKKRDITTLLILDSATSNEFNELALFSVYGAIKLMKRENPYTGRRERVMDIVKIRSTRTPIQFMTYEINSKGLEILSRAEKIG from the coding sequence TTGGAAAGAATAAAAACAGGAATATCAATATTTGATGAAATTACAGGAGGATTTCCAGCAGGAAGAACCATGCTTATTACAGGCGATGCAGGTTCAGGTAAAACAATATTCGGGCTGCATTTTGCAAAAAATAGCTGCGATCAGGGGCTTAAAACTGCATATATTACTACAGAAGAAGATGCACATGACCTTAACCTTCAGGGAGACTCTTTTAACTGGAATTTAAAAGAGTATCAGGAAAAGGGGCTGCTCAAATTTATAGAACTTGCAGAAATTAGAGCAAGAGTTACTGAGGCTGAAATAAGCATAAATATTGATACTGTGAAGGGAAACTTTGCAAAAATAATTGAACACATCCCCGGTGATATTAAAGTTGTTATAATTGATAATTTAAGTGGTTACACTGCTAAATTAACTCCCTATGAATTTAGAGATCGTTTAGATCACCTGGTATTTGAATTAAAAAAGAGGGATATAACCACTCTCCTTATATTAGACAGTGCCACTTCCAATGAATTTAATGAACTTGCCCTGTTTTCAGTTTACGGTGCAATAAAACTGATGAAACGTGAAAATCCATACACCGGCCGAAGAGAAAGAGTGATGGATATAGTGAAAATAAGAAGTACCAGAACTCCCATACAGTTCATGACATATGAAATTAATTCTAAAGGACTTGAAATATTGTCAAGAGCTGAAAAAATAGGATAA